The genomic DNA AAGAGGGCGACAAGCAGGGGCACCAGGAGGTGACGCCGGCCAAGCAGGTGGAGAGGCCCGCCGACGACATGCGCTCGTGGCCTCAGGCGGTGGTCTACCCACCGCGGTACCCGCCCCCCTACCACCAACCCCACCAGtacgtcgccggcggccacggcgcgcaGGAGAACCACCCCCAcaacgtcgccggcggccgcggggcgcCGGAGAGCCACCCCACCTCCTACGTCGCGCACGGCCACGGCGAACGGGAGCTCCTCCCGAACACCTACCCCTACGCCGCCCGCGGCTACGGGGCGCAGGAGAACCCTC from Panicum virgatum strain AP13 chromosome 7N, P.virgatum_v5, whole genome shotgun sequence includes the following:
- the LOC120682882 gene encoding heavy metal-associated isoprenylated plant protein 39-like is translated as MAMAAKKVVLLLSLHENDAKEKRKVLKAVSNFPGLDLIAIDMKERKLTVVGLVDPIELVTKLRKLWHADILSVGPAKDGKAAAEDQRDGGVMEEGDKQGHQEVTPAKQVERPADDMRSWPQAVVYPPRYPPPYHQPHQYVAGGHGAQENHPHNVAGGRGAPESHPTSYVAHGHGERELLPNTYPYAARGYGAQENPPNGCAIC